TGCGGAGCGGAATCCGCGCCAGGCTGCTTTTACTTGATCGCCGCGCGGAGCACGGGCTCGAAGATGTCCGCCTGCCGCATGAATCCGAGGTCGTTTGCGTGAGAGGCATCCGTCGCTCCCTCGGAGTCGGTGCCGTAAAGCGCGTCGCCCTCGATGTAGTGCAGCTTCGCCACGCCCTCGGCCTTGAGTTGCTCGAACGCCTTCCGTAGCGCGGCGTGGTTGTCGTCGTGGAACTTCTTCTTGTTTGGCGTAATCCAGTCGTTGGTGAAGCGGCGGTCTTCGACGAGCACGATGGGGGTGTTCGGCCGCGCGGCGCGCAGTTGCTTCACCAGCGGCACGCACTTTGCGGTCACATCGGCGGGCTGCATGTTCGGCAGGCAATCAATCACGTAAACCGCGGCGTCAATCTCGCTCATCATCTCGCCGACCGCGGCGTCCATCCGGCCGTTGCCGGAGAAGCCGATGTTGATGACAGGCCGGTCAAGGCGGCGGCCAAGGATGGCCGTGTGCACCATGCCGGGCCGCGACGCGCACGCGCCGTGCGTGATGGACGTGCCGTAGAAGAGGACGGGCTTCTCCGCGCGCGGGGCGAGTCCCTCGAACTTCGCGCCGGCGGGCACGCCGATTTCGAGCGACTCGATGCCGTTGTAGAGCGGGAGATACGCGGCGTATTCGCGGGAGCCCGGCGCAAGGTCGTTGACGATCGCCGCCTCGACTTTCTGCGCGGAAGGCCGCGTGACTTGCACCCACTTCCACTTGCCGTGGTCGTCGCGCGCGTAGAGGTCGAGCCCGCTCACGCCGGTCGCGGGCATGTGCGGCATGGCAAGGTTCGACTTCGCGAGCGAGTAGCGCGTGTAGATGGATTTCGCGTCAGTCTTGAAGCGCACCACCATGCCCGCGCTGTCGCGGCTCAAGCCCCACACGGCGGGCGTGACCTTGCCCTCGGCCTTCGCGGGCAGGCGGTCGAACCACCGCTTGCGCTCCTGATCGGCCCAGCCGCGTCCCTCGACGCCCCACTTGGTGACATCGTGCCACGCGACATCGGCCGGAATGGCAGGTGCGGCTTTCGCCGGTGTCGCCTTTGGCGCGGGTTGCTGCGCCGCGAGCGGCGTGGCGATGAGGAGCGCGAGGAGTAATGGAGTGTTCATGGAGTGGGTTTCGCTGTATGCCGGCTTGCGGGCACGTGCGCCGCTCGTCCGGGTCGGGCGGGAGTGTTGGCTCGTGCGAGGGCGCAGTCAATCGCCCATCGTCCAGGTGTGAACGCCGTTCCTACCGAGCCACGAACCTGCTTGAAGGGTCTGGCGCGACCCAGAAGAAGCTTCCGAATTCGGCCGTCTTCAGTTACCTCTCGCAGGCAACACATCCCCGCCATGAAACCCATTCCAAGCCTCCTCCTGATTGCCGCCGCCGCCGTGGGCGTGTCCCTCACCGCAATGCTCGCCGCTGATTCCTCCGCACTCAAGAAGTGGCAGAAAGGAAAGGGCTGGGGCTGGGTGTGGGGCAAGGACGACGAGGTCGGCGCCCTGAACGAGATGACGGACGCGTCCCGCCTGGCCGCCCTGCGACTGGTCACACGCGGCAAGACTTACGACCTTGGCGTGCTTTACGACCGAACGAGCTACAAGTGGCCGGGCCACAGCCCGGGCGAAATCATGAGCTTCCGCACGCCCGAGGGCGTGAAGCGGCAGGGCGACCTGCCGTTCGTCGGTCCGGACCCGAGCAAGACGGGCTGGCACAGTTGCGCCCTGTTCATCAACGACAACGTCGCGACACAGATCGACGGGCTCGGCCATGCGACGATGGGGGACGACGACCACTGGTATAATGGTTTCCGCGAGCGCGACTGGGGCGGCAACTGGGGCCAGCGGAAGTGTGACGCGTCCACCATTCCGCCGATCGTCGCGCGCGGCGTGCTCGTGGATGTCGCGGGCACGAAGGGCGTCGATGCGCTGCCCGCCCACACCATCATCACCGTGGCAGACATCGAGGCGGCGTTGACACGGCAGGGAACGCAGCTCCGGCCGGGCGACGTGGTGTTGATTCGCACGGGAACGCTTCGCTACTGGGCGCAGACCGGCGCCGACCACAAGAAAATCTCCGAGCACGACTCCGCGGGCATCAATCTCGAAACCGCCAAATGGCTTGTCGAACAGAACGGAGCAATGATGATCGGCTCGGACACCAGCGGCCTTGAATACGGCCCGAAGGAATCCGACGCCGGGGCGTTCCGCGCCCGATACCGGTCCTTCATGCCCGTGCACAACTACCTGCTCATCGAGCAGGGCGTTCACATCGCGGAGTTCCATTACCTCGAGGACTTGGCGAAGGAGAAAGTCTACGAATTCGCCTACTTCTGCGCCGTGAACAAGGTCAAGGGCGCGGCCTCGGGATTCACGCTGCGCCCCGTCGCGATGCGGTGATCGGGCGGTTGGGCGCATTCTGACGATCCGCTGAAGCAGGTGAGCGGTGGGCGGCGTCCGCTTCGCACGCGCCGCGTGCCTTCTTGCAATCCGGCTGCAGCTTCGGCGATTCTCCGCTCCCGCGACATGAGCGAAGAGACTCCCAGCGCGCCGGCGGCCCCGGGCGATTTCATCCGCGACATTGTCGCGGCGGACCTCGCGTCCGGCAAACACAGCCGCATCGTCACGCGCTTTCCGCCCGAGCCGAACGGCTACCTCCACATCGGCCACGCCAAGAGCATCTGCCTGAATTTCGGACTCGCGCGAGAGAACGCCGGCCAGTGCAACCTCCGCATGGACGACACCAACCCGACGAAGGAAGACGTCGAGTATGTCGAGTCCATCACCGCCGACGTGAACTGGCTCATCGCCGGCTGGGCCGGCGACCGCCTCGGCTTGAAGGCGAAAGGCCGCACTCCCACCGGCCAACTCGTGGACGGAAAGCGCGACTTTTTCCTCCCGGCCGTCGCGCACAACGCACCGCGCGGCACGGTAGAACCGTTCTACGCCTCGGATTATTTCGCCCAGTGCTACGAGTTCGCGCTCGACCTTGTCCGCAAGGGCAAGGCTTACGTCTGCGACCTCTCGCCCGCGGACACCGACGCGTATCGCGGTTCGCCCGACCGGCCCGGCAGGGACTCGCCGTTTCGCGAGCGCCCGACACCGGAAAACCTTGAACTTTTCCAGCGCATGAAAGCCGGCGAGTTTCCCGACGGCACGCGCACGCTGCGGGCGAAGATTGACATGACGTCGCCGAACGTCTGGCTGCGAGACCCGGTGTTGTATCGCATCCGCCACGCCAAGCATCACCACACGGGCGCGGCGTGGTGCATCTATCCGATGTATGACTTCGCGCACTGCCTGAGCGACTACATCGAGGGCATCACGCACAGCATCTGCACGCTGGAATTCGAGGTGCACCGGCCGCTCTACGACTGGATCCTCCAAAACCTCGACCTCCCGCGCCCGCTGCCTCGCCAGATCGAGTTCGCGAAGCTCATCCCCACCTACACCATCGTCTCCAAGCGCAAGCTCATCCAACTCGTCAACGAGCGGCTCGTCACGGGCTGGGACGACCCGCGCCTGCCGACCATCAGCGGCCTGCGGCGGCGCGGCATCCCGGCGAGCGCGGTGCGCCAGTTCGCCTACCACATCGGCGTCACGAAGTTCAACTCCGTCACGGACATCGCCGTCTTCGAGCACGCGATTCGCGAGGACTTGAACGCGCGCGCGTTGCGCCGGCTCGCCGTGCTGCGCCCGCTCAAGCTGCTCATCACGAATCTTCCCGGCGGACACTTCGAGGAACTCGACGCGGTGAACAATCCCGAGGACGCCGCGGCCGGCACGCGCAAAATCCCCTTCAGCCGCGAGCTGTTCATCGAGCGGGACGACTTCATGGAAGCCGCGCCGCCCAAATTCTTCCGCCTGAAACCCGGCGGCGAAGTCCGCCTCAAATACGCCTACATCGTGAAGTGCGACGACGTGGTGAAAGACGCCGCGGGCAACATCACCGAACTGCGCTGCACCGCCGACCTCGACAGCAAGACCGGTGGCGCGACCTCGAATCGCAAAGTGAAAGGCACCATCCATTGGGTCAGCGCCGCGCATGCCGTGGACGCCGAGGCGCGTCTCTACGACCGCCTCTTCTCCGAGGCCGAACCCGAAAGGGACGGCCGCGACTTCAAGACCGCGCTCAACCCGCGCAGCCTCGAAATCGTCACCGCGAAATGCGAACCGTCGTGCAAAGCAGCCCGTGCTGAGGACCGCTATCAGTTCGAGCGCCTCGGCTACTTTGCGCTCGATCCCGACGGCGCGCCCGGCAGGCCCGTCTTCAACCGCACCATCACCTTGAGGGACACGTGGGCGAAGGAATCGCAGAAGGGTTGAGCGGCCCCGCAAGGGTGCTGCCGCTGTTGCTCCTCTGCCTTGCGAACGGCGGCTGCCAGACGGCCGGCTACTACTCGCAAGCCATCCGCGGCCACTGCCAGGTCGTTGCGCGACAGCAATCCATCGCGACAATTCTAAACGACCCGAAGACCCCCGAACCCCTCAAGGCCAGGCTCCAGCTTGTGCTCGAACTTCGTGCGTTCGCGGATTCGGAGCTGAAACTGCCCGCCAAGCGCCACTACTCCCGCTACGCGGATCTCGGCCGGCGCTTCGTCGTCTGGAACGTCAGCGCCACGCCGGAATTCTCGATGGAATCCAAGTCGTGGTGGTATCCGCTCGCAGGCCGGCTCGAATATCGCGGGTTCTTCGAAGAAGCCTCCGCGCGCCAACTCGCCGCGAAACTGGCGGGCGAGGGCTTCGACGTGGACGTCGGCGGCGTGCAAGCCTACTCGACGCTCGGCTGGTTCAGCGACCCGGTGCTCAACACGTTCATCCACGACTCCGAAATCGACCTTGCGGAACTGCTCTTCCACGAACTCGCGCACCAGCGGCTGTTCGTCGCCGGCGACACGGATTTCAGCGAAGCGTTCGCCGAATGCGTCGCGGAGGAGGGCACTCGCCGCTGGCTTCGCGCCCGCGGCAGCGCGGCGGCGCGGGCGGCTTACGAGGCGAAGCTCGTGCGCAAGGCGGAGTTCACGCGACTCATCACCTCCACGCGCACGCGGCTCGCGGAGCTTTTTTGCAGGGTCGCCCCGGAGGTGCCGCCATTGGCGCCCGTCTCCATGCTCGATCCGGACCGGGCTGCGGAGATGCGGCGCCGGAAGCAGGACGTGTTCGAAACGCTCCGGCGCGACTACGAAGCGCTCAAGTCCACGTGGGGCGGCGCGACCGATTACGAGGGCTGGTTCAAGCGCCCGCTCAACAACGCCCGGCTCAACGACGTGGACACGTATTACCGGCTCGTGCCGTCGTTCCACGCGCTGCTGCGCTCCTGCGACGGCGATTTGGAGAAGTTCTTCCGCGAGGCAAAGGCGCTTGGAAAACTTCCAAAGCTCGAACGGCACCGCGTTCTCGACGGGCGCGGCGCGCCCAAGAAGTGAAGCCGGCGCCCGCCAACGGTCCGGCGAACTTGGCAAATGCAGGCACGGCGGTTACGACTTCCGCGGTGAGCGACTACGCACAACGCTTCGGCGGCATCGCGAGACTCTACGGCGCCACGGGACTCGCCCGGCTTTGCGCGGCCCGCGTCTGCGTCATCGGGCTGGGCGGCGTCGGCTCGTGGGCCGTCGAGGCGCTCGCGCGCTCGGGCGTCGGCGCGCTCACGCTTGTGGACCTCGACGAAGTGTGCGTGAGCAACGTGAACCGCCAGCTTCACGCAATGGACGGGTTCGTCGGCCGCCCGAAGGCGGACGTGCTCGCGGAACGCGTCCTCGCCATCAATCCCGCTTGTCGTGTCACGCCGGTCGCGCAGTTCTTCACCGAGTCCACCGCCCGGTCCATTTTCTCCGGCCGTTTCGACGCCGTGTTCGACGCCATTGACGCGGTCTCCAACAAAGTCCGGCTTCTTGCGAAATGTCGTGAGTTGAGAATCCCGATTGTCACCTCCGGCGGCGCGGGCGGGCGGCGCGACCCCGCTGCGATTCGGGTGGCAGATCTCGCGTTCACGGAACGCGACCGCCTCCTCAACAAAGTCCGCGCGCAGCTCCGCAAACACCACGGTTTCCCGCGCGAGCGGGAGGCGTTCGGCATCCCGTGTATCTACTCGCCCGAGCCGCCGGTGTTTCCGGTCGCGGACGGTTCCGTGTGTTCCGAGCGCCCCGCCGGGACGAAGCCCGGCGGGCTGCAACTCAACTGCGAATCGGGCTTCGGCGCAGCCACGTTCGTGACGGGCACGTTTGGATTTGTCGCGGCGGCCGAGATCGTCAAGCGGATCGTCAGCGGGCCGGCGGAACCTGCCGCGAAGGAAACAGGCGGTTGAAATTCTCCTCCACCCTCGCGGCCAGCGACTCCAACGGGCAGCCCAGGAAATCCGCGGCGAAGCGATACACCGCGGCAAGGTTCGCGGGATGGTTCAACGGCGTGCCCGTTGCCGAATCGCTCAACGGGTGGGCGTTCAGTTCTTCCGGAAGCAACTGGTCCGGCGCGTCCGTTTCGATCAGGAGCCGGTCGGGCGGCACGGAGCGGAACGTCTCGCGCTGGCGCACCTTTCGTTTGTGAGCGAAGTAGCCTGGCAGGGAGAAGAAGGCGCCGAGTTTCGCGAGCGGGGCGACCATCTCGGCGGGTCCGCCGAAGCTGTGCAGGATGAACCCGGGCGCCGGTCGCGGACCTTCCCGCAACAGGTCAAGCATCCGGCCCCAAGCTTGGAGGCAGTGAATACTCGCGGGCACGTCCAGTTCGGTTGCGAGTTCGAGTTGCGCGATGAAGGCTTCCTCCTGGCCGTCGTAGCCCAGCCCCGGCTTCCAGCGGTCCAGCCCGATTTCGCCAACGGCGGCTCCGGGCGTTGCTGCAAGTGTGCGCCCCAATTGCTCCCGCCACCCGGAGGTTTGCTCCTGTAGATGCCACGGGTGATACCCAAAACAGGGCACGACGAGATCCGGGTGCGCGCGGGCGAGCGCGGCGACTTGCGGCCAGTCCTGCTCGCACGAGCCGTTGACGACCATCCGCGCCACACCCACGGCGCGACACGACGCGATGTGTTCCTCCTGCCGGCCGCCGAAGCGGTCGTCGTGCAGGTGATTGTGCGCGTCGAAGAGCCTCACTTCGGCAGAGTCGCGTTCGGGTGGGTTCGCCGGTGAACCTCCGCGCAGTCTCGGATGGACTCCCAGACGCGCCCGAGGGAGTTCCGGCGGTTTGGCGTGAGGTGGTGGTCAATGCCAACGGCAGAAAGGAAGTCCGGCGGCGTGGCCACGATTTCAGCGGGATCAGCCCCGCTGTAGAAGTCGCAAAGCAGCCCGGCGACGGACTTGACGATGAGCGAATCGGAATCGCAACGAAACCCGATCGCACCGCCGTGAAGCTCGCACACGAGCCACAATCGCGCAGTGCAGCCATGAACACGCCACCGCTCGGTGCGCAGGTCTTCTGGAAACTCCGGCCGCTGGCGCGCCTGCTCGACCAGCCACGCGAGCCGCTCCTGCGGGTCGCGCATCCGTGACAGTCCGGCAAGCAAACCCCGTTGTTTTTCTGCGAGTGACATGAGGATGGGACGGACTTCGACCCGGCTTGGTTTTGTGACTCCGCCTGAGTCGCGCGGCTTGCGGTGGCCGGCCCCGCTACAACGCGACGTAAACGCGATGCACGTCGTCGTGATCGTCGAGCGCATTGAGGAAATCGGTGACTTCCTTGCGGTGCGCGTCCGCGAGTTGCACCGGGTTCTTGGCGACGTGCCGAAGTTCGCTCGCGCTGATCTTCCACCCGGCCTTGGCGAGCCACGAGGTGACTGCCGCGAGGTCCTTCACATCGGTGGAGAAGGTCGCGCCGATGCTTCCCGCGGGGATTTCCGAGGTTTCGAGCGGTCCGACGTCTTGCGCGCCCGCCTCGATGGCGTCGCCCTCCGGGTCGCGCGACGCGTCGGTGTGCGTGGCTTCCACAATGCCGAGCCGGTCGAAGAAAAACGCCATGCTCCCGGGTTGTCCGAGTGTCCCGGCCTTGAAGAGGTTCCGGATGTCCGGCGCGGTACGGTTGCGGTTGTCCGTGAGGCACTCGACGATGACGGGCACCTTGTGCGGGGCGAAGCCCTCGTAGGTGATGGTCTCGAAGTTGACCGGTTCGTCGGTCTGGCCGCTGCCTTTCTTGATCGCGCGCTCAATCGTGTCGCGCGTCACGGAACTCTTGCGCGCCTTCTCGACGGCGACCGCGAGGCGCGCGTTGAGCGCCGGGTCTCCGCCGCCGAGCTTGGCCGCGACCATGATTTCACGGACGAGTTTGCTGACGATCTGCCCCTTCTTCTGGGCCGCTTCCTCGCGGCCGGCCTGTTTCCATTGGGCACCCATGCGGCGATTGTGACGCGGGGGCGCGCGATGCGCAACTGCGCGAGAATTCTGTTGAAAGCCCGTTGCGCTTCGCGCCGAATGAGCGCCATCAAATGAACCTGACCGACTCGCAACGGGCCGCCGTCACCGGTTGGATTGCCGAAGGGCTCAAGCTTTCCGAAGTGCAGAGCCGGCTTGGCAAGGAATTCAACCTGAGCCTCACTTACATGGAGGTCCGCTTCCTCGTGGACGACTTGAAGCTTGTTCCCAAGGATCCGCCCGCGCCGGTCGCCGGACCGAATCCCTCGCCAGCCTTGCAAACGAACCCGGCGCCCGGGGCGACACAATCAGAACCCGCGGGGGCAGCGCCCGAAACCGTTGGAGCGGAGCCTGCGGCTGCTCCCGCCCCTCCGGGGGGCGTGAAATTATCCGTGGACAAAGTCACGCGACCTGGCGCGTTCGTGAGTGGCTCCGTGACCTTCAGCGACGGGATGAAAGCCGCGTGGTATCTGGACCAAATGGGCCGGCTTGGCATCGTCGCCGACAAGAAGGGCTACAAGCCGAGCCAGGCGGACGTGCAGCAGTTCCAAATCGCCGTCCAAGCCGAGATGGTGAAACTGGGCTACTGAGATTCGCAGCACATCGGGCGCGACCATGTCGCCCATGCGGAGGGCTTCAACGGCAACCGAGACCCCGGGTTTCCAAACGCGGCCAAGCCATCTCGTCCTTCTTGCGGCCCTCGGCCTGCTCGCGGCTGCTCCGCTGCGGGCTCAAGTCCCGGACACCTCGCGCGGCCTGGCTGCGCTCCGCGTTCCGGTAGGTTTCATCGTCGAGGTCGCGACGGGGGCGGCAAGTCCACGGGCGCCGTGAGCGCGGCGCTCGATGAGAGAGGCCGGCTCTTCGTCGCGGAAATGTCCGCCGCGAGGCTGCCCTCGCCCTCGGACGGATCGGTGACATCGCCGCCGGGCCGGCGTTGCTCGCAGCAGCCACTCACACGGCGGATGCCTTCGAGGAGCATGCAATCCGCCACGCGCTGATGACTCTCAATGACTGGTCGCTGTTGACCGCGAGCCTCGAACCCGACGACCCCGGAATCCGCCGCGCCGCGCAACGGGTCATCGAGCGCATGGCCACGAGGTAGCGCCGGGTTGTTCGCTGCGCGCGAGCGCCACTGCACGCTTGCCTCACTTTCCCCGCCACCCGATGCTCGCGGCGTGGCAGGCGACATCAAGTTCCGGCTCGGCATCCTCGGTTCCGGCAAGGGCTCCAATTTCGTGGCCATCGCGGAAGCGTGCGCCGCGGGCCGGATCCCGGCCGAAGTCGCGCTTGTGGTTAGTGACGTCGAGGCCTCGGGGATCCTCGGGCACGCGCGTTCGCGAAATCTTCCCGCGAAGTTCATCGCGCCGGGGACATTTCGCACCAAACTCGACGACGAAGCCGAGGCTGCCTACATCCGCGCGATGCAGGAGGCCCGCGTCGATCTGGTCGTCCTGGCGGGTTTCATGCGCATCCTGAAGGGCGAGTTTCTGCGCGCCTTCGCCGGGCGCGTCGTGAACATTCACCCGTCGCTCCTGCCGGCGTTCACCGGGCTGGAAGCGTGGAAACAGGCGCTCGACTACGGCGTGAAAACCACGGGCTGCACAGTCCACCTGGTCGATCAGGGCGTGGATACCGGCCCCATCCTCGCGCAACAGACCGTGCCCGTCCTCGACGACGACACTGCGGAGTCGCTGCACGCGAGAATCCAACTCGCCGAGCGCGAACTGTTTCCCGCGACGATCGCCCGGCTTGCGCGCGGCGCAATCCGGGTCGAGGGACGACGCAGCTTCACCCGCGTGTGATCATGCCTGCGACGCCCGCACCCATCCTTCCCGGCGCAACGATTGGCGTGCTCGGCGGCGGGCAACTCGGCCGGATGTTCGCACTCGCGGCGCGCGCGCTCGGCTATCGCATCCACATCCTCTCGCCCGAATACGACGCGCCCGCCGGGCAGGTCGCCGACCTCGAGATCGTCGCGGAATACGAGGACGTGCACCGGATGCGGCAGTTCGCCCGGGGCGTGAGCGTGGTCACTTACGAGTTTGAGAACGTCCCCAGCCTCGCCGCGGAAACCGCCGCCCCGCTCGTGCCCGTGCGGCCCGGCGGAAATGTCCTGCACGTCGCGCAACACCGGCTCCGCGAAAAGACGTTTCTGCGCGACAACGGATTCCCCGTCACACCGTTCCGGCGGATTGCATCGCTGGCGGACCTGGCGGCGTGCGCAGCCGAGCTTGGCTTGCCCGCGGTGCTCAAGACCACTGGCTTCGGTTACGACGGCAAGGGACAGGTGAAGTTGCGCGCCCCCGACGACCTCGCGTCCGCTTGGGACCGGCTTTTGGGAGCGGAGGCGGTGTTCGAGAGCTTCGTGGATTTTGAGAAGGAACTGTCCGTCATCGCGGCGCGCAGCATCACCGGGGAGTTCGCCGCGTTCCCGGTGTTCGAGAACACGCACGCCAACCACATTCTCGACGTCACCTTCGCGCCGGCGGCCATCGCGCCGGAGGTCGTCACGGCGGCGCAGGAACTCGCCCGCGGCATCCTCGAAACACTCGACGTCGTCGGTTTGCTCACGGTGGAGCTGTTCCTGACGCGCGATGGCCGGCTGCTTGTGAACGAACTCGCGCCGCGCCCGCACAACTCGGGCCACCTCACCATTGATGCCTGCGTGACCAGCCAGTTCGAACAGCAGCTCCGCGCCATCTGCGGCCTGCCGCTCGGGTCTACCGAACTGCGCCGCCCCGCCGCGATGGCGAATCTCCTCGGCGAACTCTGGTCTGGCGGCGAACCCCGCTGGACCGCGGCCCTCGGCCATCCCGATGTGCGGCTGCACCTCTACGGGAAATCCCAGCCGCGCAAGGGCCGCAAGATGGGCCACATCACCGCCGCGGGCGCGACCGTCGAGGACGCCGTCCGCCGCGTGACCCACGCCCGCGAACTTCTCTGCGAGCCTTGCCTGCCGGGATTGCAGTGAACCATCGCGGTTCCGCGGATGTCGCGACGGGCCGGGCACGGCCGCGAACCCCGGCTCGACAGCACGCCTTCCAGGGTTACGCTCCACATATGATTCACTCACAATTCCCCCGTTGGAGACTCGTCGCTTGCCTCGTTGCGCTAGCCTTCACGGTCCCGATCAACCCGGCTTCAGGCGCGCCCGCCACCAACCGGCTCGTCGTGCTCATCAGCGTGGACGGGCTTGCGAGCTACTTTCACGATGACCCGAAGGCCAACCTGCCCGCGCTCCGCAAACTCGCCAGCGAGGGCGCGCGCGCGGCCTCGATGCGCGTGTCGCTGCCAACCGTCACGTGGCCGAACCACACCACGCTCGTCACCGGCGTTCCGCCCGGAATGCACGGCGTGTTGAACAACTCCTACTGGGACCGCGCGAAGAACATCGCCGTCCCGCTCATCCCCGACCCGCTGTTCAACAAGGAGGAAATCGTCAAGGTGCCGACCGTCTATGACGTGGCGAAGCAGGCCGGCCTCAAGACCGGCGCCATCATCTGGCCCGCGACGCGCGGCGCGAAGACGCTCGACTGGACCGTGCCCGACTGCTTCAGCAACTCGCTGTGGGCCGCGCACAGCACGCCGTCGCTGCTCGCGGAGTTTCGCGAGGCGAAGATTCCCTACGAGCGGCAGGAGGAATGGTGCAAGGCGCCCGGCGGCGGCATCCCGCGCGACCGCATGTATGCGCAGATGACCGCGCACGTCATCACGCGCCACCGGCCCAACCTCATGCTGCTGCACCTCGTCGAGGTGGATCACGTCAACCACCAGAAAGGCCCGCGCAGCCCGGAGAGCTACGAGGCCGTCGCGTTCGCCGACGAGATGGTGAAGCAGGTCTTCGACGCCGCGAATGCCGCGTTTCCCGGACGGCTCACGTTCATCGTCACGAGCGACCACGGCTTCATGCCGTATCGGCAGCAGATACAGGCCAACGTGCTCCTCAAGCAACTCGGCCTCGTGAAACTCGAGGGCACGCGCGTCGCCTCGCGCGAGGCGTGGGCGCTTGGGCAGTTCATCTACGTGCTGAACTCAGCGCGGCGCGCCGAGCTTGTCCAGTCGCTCGCCGCGAAACTGCGCGCGACCGAAGGCGTCGAGTCCGTCATCGAAGAAAAGGACTTCGCGAAGCACGGCCTTGTGACGCAGGACGCTGACCCGCGCATGCCCAACCTCGTCATCAACCCGAAGGAAGGCTACTCGACGTCCGACACGACCGCGGGCGAACTCATCGTCACGCCGAAGACCGAGGCGACGAAGGGCGCGCACAACCACGATCCCGCCCACCCGTTGATGCGCGGCTCCTTCGTGGCGTGGGGCGCGGGGATCAAGAGAGGCGCGACCCTCACGGAGATCAACAACCTGGACGTCGCCCCCACCATCGCGCGCCTGCTCGGACTGGAGATGAAGGACGTGCAGGGACGGGTGCTGGGAGAGTTCCTGGCGAAGTAGATGTCCATCGGGTAATCGACAGACGGCGGCGCGCCTCATGCGACACGTGATCGGCGCTTCACTTCGCCACGCTGAACTTGTGCGAGGTGACCTGCCGATACGTCTCGCCGGGGCGAAGCAGCGAGGAGGGGAACTGCGGCTTGTTGGGCGCGTCGGGGTAGTGCTGGGTCTCGAGGCAGATGCCGTGATGCGGGCCGTAGGGCTTGCCGCCGGCCTTGAAGCGGTCGTTCAGATAGTTCGCCGTGTAAACCTGCACGCCGGGCGCCGTGGTCGAGACGTCCATCACGCGGCCGGACTTCGGGTCCTCGACGCGCGCGAACGGCGCGGGCGCAGCGCCGCCCCTGCGCGGCAGCACGTAGCAATGGTCGTAGCCGCCCGCGGGCACGTCCTTGATGCGCGCGCCGATGGTGTGCGGCGCGGTGAAGTCGAACGGCGTGCCCCTCACCGCGCGGAATTCACCGGTGGGAATCTTCTTGTCGTCCGCGGCGAGGATTTGCTCCGAGTGCAGTGTGAGCCGGTGCGCGAGCACGTCGCCGGAGCCGGCGCCGCCGAGGTTCCAATAGACGTGGTTGGTCAGGTTCACGTGCGTGGGCTTGTCCGTCGTGGCGGTGTATTCGAGCACGAGTTCGTCGCGGTTCGTGAGACGGTACACGACATTCACCCGCACGGCGCCGGGATAACCTTCCTCGCCATCGGGACTGTTGAGGGTGAGTTCGACGCCCGCGCTGTCCGCGGCAGCCACGGGGCGGGCGGTCCACAGGCGCTTCTGGAATCCGGTGCGCCCGCCGTGAATATGGTG
This genomic stretch from Verrucomicrobiota bacterium harbors:
- a CDS encoding tRNA threonylcarbamoyladenosine dehydratase; this encodes MSDYAQRFGGIARLYGATGLARLCAARVCVIGLGGVGSWAVEALARSGVGALTLVDLDEVCVSNVNRQLHAMDGFVGRPKADVLAERVLAINPACRVTPVAQFFTESTARSIFSGRFDAVFDAIDAVSNKVRLLAKCRELRIPIVTSGGAGGRRDPAAIRVADLAFTERDRLLNKVRAQLRKHHGFPREREAFGIPCIYSPEPPVFPVADGSVCSERPAGTKPGGLQLNCESGFGAATFVTGTFGFVAAAEIVKRIVSGPAEPAAKETGG
- a CDS encoding TatD family deoxyribonuclease, producing MRLFDAHNHLHDDRFGGRQEEHIASCRAVGVARMVVNGSCEQDWPQVAALARAHPDLVVPCFGYHPWHLQEQTSGWREQLGRTLAATPGAAVGEIGLDRWKPGLGYDGQEEAFIAQLELATELDVPASIHCLQAWGRMLDLLREGPRPAPGFILHSFGGPAEMVAPLAKLGAFFSLPGYFAHKRKVRQRETFRSVPPDRLLIETDAPDQLLPEELNAHPLSDSATGTPLNHPANLAAVYRFAADFLGCPLESLAARVEENFNRLFPSRQVPPAR
- the glnS gene encoding glutamine--tRNA ligase → MSEETPSAPAAPGDFIRDIVAADLASGKHSRIVTRFPPEPNGYLHIGHAKSICLNFGLARENAGQCNLRMDDTNPTKEDVEYVESITADVNWLIAGWAGDRLGLKAKGRTPTGQLVDGKRDFFLPAVAHNAPRGTVEPFYASDYFAQCYEFALDLVRKGKAYVCDLSPADTDAYRGSPDRPGRDSPFRERPTPENLELFQRMKAGEFPDGTRTLRAKIDMTSPNVWLRDPVLYRIRHAKHHHTGAAWCIYPMYDFAHCLSDYIEGITHSICTLEFEVHRPLYDWILQNLDLPRPLPRQIEFAKLIPTYTIVSKRKLIQLVNERLVTGWDDPRLPTISGLRRRGIPASAVRQFAYHIGVTKFNSVTDIAVFEHAIREDLNARALRRLAVLRPLKLLITNLPGGHFEELDAVNNPEDAAAGTRKIPFSRELFIERDDFMEAAPPKFFRLKPGGEVRLKYAYIVKCDDVVKDAAGNITELRCTADLDSKTGGATSNRKVKGTIHWVSAAHAVDAEARLYDRLFSEAEPERDGRDFKTALNPRSLEIVTAKCEPSCKAARAEDRYQFERLGYFALDPDGAPGRPVFNRTITLRDTWAKESQKG
- a CDS encoding aminopeptidase, with protein sequence MGEGIAEGLSGPARVLPLLLLCLANGGCQTAGYYSQAIRGHCQVVARQQSIATILNDPKTPEPLKARLQLVLELRAFADSELKLPAKRHYSRYADLGRRFVVWNVSATPEFSMESKSWWYPLAGRLEYRGFFEEASARQLAAKLAGEGFDVDVGGVQAYSTLGWFSDPVLNTFIHDSEIDLAELLFHELAHQRLFVAGDTDFSEAFAECVAEEGTRRWLRARGSAAARAAYEAKLVRKAEFTRLITSTRTRLAELFCRVAPEVPPLAPVSMLDPDRAAEMRRRKQDVFETLRRDYEALKSTWGGATDYEGWFKRPLNNARLNDVDTYYRLVPSFHALLRSCDGDLEKFFREAKALGKLPKLERHRVLDGRGAPKK
- a CDS encoding SufE family protein is translated as MRSTITTTCIAFTSRCSGAGHRKPRDSGGVTKPSRVEVRPILMSLAEKQRGLLAGLSRMRDPQERLAWLVEQARQRPEFPEDLRTERWRVHGCTARLWLVCELHGGAIGFRCDSDSLIVKSVAGLLCDFYSGADPAEIVATPPDFLSAVGIDHHLTPNRRNSLGRVWESIRDCAEVHRRTHPNATLPK
- a CDS encoding cyclase family protein gives rise to the protein MKPIPSLLLIAAAAVGVSLTAMLAADSSALKKWQKGKGWGWVWGKDDEVGALNEMTDASRLAALRLVTRGKTYDLGVLYDRTSYKWPGHSPGEIMSFRTPEGVKRQGDLPFVGPDPSKTGWHSCALFINDNVATQIDGLGHATMGDDDHWYNGFRERDWGGNWGQRKCDASTIPPIVARGVLVDVAGTKGVDALPAHTIITVADIEAALTRQGTQLRPGDVVLIRTGTLRYWAQTGADHKKISEHDSAGINLETAKWLVEQNGAMMIGSDTSGLEYGPKESDAGAFRARYRSFMPVHNYLLIEQGVHIAEFHYLEDLAKEKVYEFAYFCAVNKVKGAASGFTLRPVAMR